GCGCCTGAGAGTCGGACGAATAGGTGATAGCCAGCTTACCAAAATCCGCCCCTTCACTGATTTGTTTCACCAGCGATGTGGCCAAATTTTCCGCTTCATCAACCTGCTGCTGAGTCGGGTTTTCCGGTAATGGAATCAGGATGTGGCTCAGATTCAGCTCATCGTTTTCACCGGTCTGGTTGGCGATTTGCTTCGCCAGCGTATCGACTTCCTGTGGCAGGACGGTCACGCGACGGCGAACTTCGTTGTTACGCACTTCCGAAATCAGCATCTCTTTGCGAATCTGGCTACGGTAGGTGTTGTAGTTCAGACCTTCATAAGCCAGTTGGCTTTTTAGCTGGTCCAGAGACATCCGGTTCTGAGCGGCAATATTGCTAATCGCCTGATCCAGTTGCTCATCCGTCACCTGGATACCCATCTTCTGCGCCATTTGCAGGATAATGTTATCCATGATTAGGCGGTCAGTAATCTGATGACGCAGCGTGGCGTCATCCGGCAACTGCTGCCCGGCCTGCTGGGCATTCAGTTTGACCGATTGCAAAAGACCGTTTACATCACTTTCCAGTACGACGCTGTTATCGACGACTGCTGCGACTTTATCAACCACCTGTGGTGCTGCGAACGCGGTAGAGGCACTCAGTGCCAATCCGAGAATAAGCGTTCTCCAGTTCTTCATACCTTTCCCATTATTTCATCCGCAAGGCGGGTTAAAAGTACCAACGTTTTAGTGAGACAGCCTGTTTACCCTTATCGGCTAAGCACTCTGGATGACATCAGAATGCGCGCTGGTAAGGCAAAATACCCGAACGCAGCATTTTGTCGGAGCCCAGACTGTAATTACTGCTTAAACCACGTAACTCGATATTAAATGACACTTTGTTGTCGTATTCGCTGCTGCGGCTTGCGCTGTTCCAGTCGGTAATTTTACGTTCATAACCGACGCTCACGGCCCAACAGCAGGTATTGTACTGTAAGCCAATAAGCTGATTTGCTGGCTGATTGGCTTTGGTGTCGTAATAATAAGCCCCCACCACAGCCCAACGTTCGACGATCGGCCAGCTCGCGGTGATACCAACCTGTGAGATGCCCTGCTGGAAGCCCGGATTCGTGACATTAGGGATCATGTCGCGAATATATTCAGGGCTGGCGTAACGGTAGTTTAACTGTACCAACCGTTCTGCATCACGACGGTATTCTAACACGGCGTCGCCCAGTGCGACTTCGTTCAGACGATTGTCATACTGTAGACCACCGCGAACACCCCAGTTGTCATCGATCTTCAGGAAGGAGTCACCCGCCCACACCTGGCTGCCGTTATTATCACTCTTGTCGAGTGACGTGTTGCGGTCACCGGTGCGCGGACGATCGAAGTAATAGATTTGACC
The window above is part of the Pectobacterium araliae genome. Proteins encoded here:
- the surA gene encoding peptidylprolyl isomerase SurA encodes the protein MKNWRTLILGLALSASTAFAAPQVVDKVAAVVDNSVVLESDVNGLLQSVKLNAQQAGQQLPDDATLRHQITDRLIMDNIILQMAQKMGIQVTDEQLDQAISNIAAQNRMSLDQLKSQLAYEGLNYNTYRSQIRKEMLISEVRNNEVRRRVTVLPQEVDTLAKQIANQTGENDELNLSHILIPLPENPTQQQVDEAENLATSLVKQISEGADFGKLAITYSSDSQALKGGQMGWGKLQEIPTLFAERLTQAQKGQVVGPIRSGVGFHILKVNDIRGGNKSVSVTETHARHILIKPSVVMTDSQAQAKLAEVAQQVKNGSTDFAAQAKQLSQDPGSANQGGDLGWASPDMYDPAFRDALLKLKKGEISQPVHSSFGWHLIQLLDTRQVDKTDAAQKEQAYRMIFNRKFAEEAQTWMQEQRAAAYVKVINGATN